In Streptomyces sp. NBC_00433, a single genomic region encodes these proteins:
- the paaN gene encoding phenylacetic acid degradation protein PaaN, with protein sequence MSADLSTLSLAERHRDTLDKALETIRTRAYWSPHPEQPKAYPDADEGRAAFEALLGKPFPFASAQPGTDEWTGGEHSPYGIELGVTYPHPDPDVLLPAMRAAMPAWRDAGPETRALVCLEILSRINARTHEFAHAVMHTSGQAFTMAFQAGGPHAQDRGLEAVAYAYAEQTRTPESAEWVKPQGKRDPLELRKSFTAVPRGIGLVIGCNTFPTWNGYPGLFASLATGNAVLVKPHPRAVLPLAMTVAAARDVLAEAGFPPDLVCLAVDRPGEGLARTLALRPEVRVIDYTGSTAFGDWLEANARQAQVFTEKAGVNTVVVDSTDDYRGMLSNLAFALSLYSGQMCTTPQNLLIPRDGIGTEAGPRAYDEVVADLAAAVERLLGDDARANALLGALVNPDVRARLDAAPGMGEVALASRAVVHPDFPDAVVRTPALVRLDTAKPDAEAAFMAECFGPVAFAVAVDSTDAALRLLRRTIRDHGAMTVGGYTTSPEVERQLEEVCQEECAQLSLNLTGGVYVNQTAAFSDFHGSGGNPAANAALCDAAFVASRFRTVEVRRPA encoded by the coding sequence TTGTCCGCCGATCTCTCCACCCTGTCCCTGGCCGAGCGCCATCGCGACACCCTCGACAAGGCGCTGGAGACCATAAGGACCCGCGCCTACTGGTCGCCCCACCCCGAGCAGCCGAAGGCGTACCCGGACGCCGACGAGGGCAGGGCCGCCTTCGAGGCGCTGCTCGGGAAGCCCTTCCCCTTCGCCTCCGCGCAGCCGGGGACGGACGAGTGGACCGGCGGCGAGCACTCGCCCTACGGCATCGAGCTGGGCGTGACCTATCCGCACCCGGATCCCGACGTGCTGCTGCCCGCCATGCGCGCCGCGATGCCCGCCTGGCGTGACGCGGGGCCCGAGACCCGCGCGCTGGTGTGCCTGGAGATCCTGTCCCGGATCAACGCGCGGACGCACGAGTTCGCCCACGCGGTGATGCACACCTCGGGCCAGGCCTTCACGATGGCCTTCCAGGCCGGCGGCCCGCACGCACAGGACCGCGGCCTCGAAGCGGTGGCCTACGCGTATGCCGAGCAGACCCGCACCCCCGAGAGCGCCGAGTGGGTCAAGCCGCAGGGCAAGCGGGACCCGCTGGAGCTGCGGAAGTCCTTCACCGCGGTGCCGCGCGGCATCGGCCTGGTGATCGGCTGCAACACCTTCCCGACCTGGAACGGCTATCCGGGCCTGTTCGCCTCGCTGGCCACCGGCAATGCGGTGCTGGTCAAGCCGCACCCGCGGGCCGTGCTGCCGCTCGCCATGACCGTCGCCGCCGCCCGTGACGTGCTGGCGGAGGCGGGCTTCCCGCCCGACCTGGTGTGCCTGGCCGTCGACCGGCCGGGCGAGGGACTGGCAAGGACGCTGGCCCTGCGCCCCGAGGTCCGCGTCATCGACTACACCGGGTCGACCGCCTTCGGCGACTGGCTGGAGGCCAACGCGCGCCAGGCGCAGGTCTTCACCGAGAAGGCCGGGGTCAACACGGTGGTGGTGGACTCCACCGACGACTACCGCGGCATGCTCTCCAACCTGGCCTTCGCCCTGTCGCTGTACAGCGGGCAGATGTGCACCACCCCGCAGAATCTGCTGATCCCCCGGGACGGCATCGGCACGGAGGCGGGACCGCGGGCGTACGACGAGGTGGTCGCCGACCTCGCCGCCGCGGTGGAGCGGCTGCTCGGCGACGACGCCCGGGCCAACGCGCTGCTCGGCGCGCTGGTCAATCCGGACGTCAGGGCCCGGCTGGACGCCGCGCCCGGCATGGGCGAGGTCGCGCTGGCCTCCCGCGCGGTGGTCCACCCCGACTTCCCCGACGCGGTCGTCCGCACCCCGGCCCTGGTCAGGCTGGACACCGCCAAGCCGGACGCGGAGGCGGCCTTCATGGCCGAGTGCTTCGGCCCGGTCGCCTTCGCCGTCGCCGTGGACTCCACCGACGCGGCGCTGCGGCTGCTGCGCCGCACGATCCGCGACCACGGCGCCATGACGGTGGGCGGCTACACGACCTCGCCCGAGGTGGAGCGGCAGCTGGAAGAGGTCTGCCAGGAGGAGTGCGCGCAGCTGTCGCTCAACCTGACCGGCGGGGTCTATGTGAACCAGACCGCGGCCTTCTCCGACTTCCACGGCTCCGGCGGCAATCCCGCGGCCAATGCGGCGCTGTGCGACGCGGCGTTCGTCGCGAGCCGCTTCCGCACGGTGGAGGTGCGCAGGCCGGCCTGA
- a CDS encoding TrmH family RNA methyltransferase — protein MSDEQAALRLPGVRSAVLRWHEHAADADTVVLDGFHALKHALRFGADVHVAVSSDKDAVLRLAADLAPDLAADLAERVIEVPAAALRELVARVHPTGVAALAARPDGDGRTAALTALPRRAPVVVLDRPRNLGNVGAVIRLAAGFGVTGVVTTGDLDPWHPNVVRAGAGLHYATAVDRADPDRLPPGPLHVLDPEGADIRGTELPDDALIVFGSERHGVSDELRARATALVSLPMRPQVSSYNLATSVGMTLYHWSATSGSPLVPGRP, from the coding sequence ATGAGCGATGAGCAGGCCGCACTCCGGCTGCCCGGGGTGCGGTCCGCCGTGCTGCGGTGGCATGAGCACGCCGCCGACGCGGACACGGTCGTGCTCGACGGCTTCCACGCCCTCAAGCACGCGCTGCGCTTCGGCGCCGACGTCCATGTCGCGGTCAGCAGCGACAAGGACGCCGTGCTGCGGCTGGCCGCCGACCTCGCGCCCGACCTGGCCGCGGACCTCGCCGAGCGCGTCATCGAGGTCCCGGCCGCCGCGCTGCGCGAGCTGGTGGCCCGCGTCCACCCCACCGGGGTGGCCGCGCTCGCCGCCCGCCCGGACGGGGACGGGCGCACGGCAGCGTTGACCGCGCTGCCCCGGCGGGCCCCGGTCGTGGTCCTCGACCGCCCGCGCAACCTCGGCAATGTCGGTGCCGTGATCAGGCTCGCCGCCGGTTTCGGTGTCACCGGCGTCGTCACCACCGGCGACCTGGACCCCTGGCACCCCAACGTCGTACGGGCCGGCGCCGGGCTGCACTACGCGACGGCCGTGGACCGCGCCGACCCGGACCGGCTGCCGCCGGGGCCGCTGCACGTCCTCGACCCCGAAGGCGCGGACATCCGCGGCACCGAGCTGCCGGACGACGCGCTGATCGTCTTCGGCTCGGAGCGGCACGGCGTGTCCGACGAGCTGCGCGCCCGAGCCACGGCACTGGTCTCGCTGCCGATGCGGCCGCAGGTGTCGAGCTACAACCTCGCCACCAGCGTCGGCATGACGCTCTATCACTGGTCGGCGACGTCCGGTTCCCCGCTGGTCCCCGGACGCCCCTGA
- a CDS encoding HTTM domain-containing protein has product MDRGIAGGLARVTGSALAPYQTAIVRIGFSLTWLLFLLREWPHRSELYGPDSPWTFDLAKRLVAGNHAFTAVLWSDSRGWFELVYAVAVLSSAMLLIGWRTRTASVLFMLGVLSLQNRSVFMGDGGDNVIHLMAIYLVFTRCGQVWSLDRRLADRAAAKARARAAASVSDSDSASASADARAEGAPRLPGSAGADPVGIALWLLLGAALVAATAAGKLSTEWRVALWVGLLLQALWWAVRRYAPGEPRTVLNTMADVIHNGAMLVVVVEVCLIYSTAGWYKIQGSRWEDGTALYYPLHLDDFTPWPSLSHALAGNSLMVMLITYGTVIVQVAFPFTLFNRRVKNVLLAAMMLEHASIAIVLGLPFFSLAMIAADAVFLPTGFLRWLGEQVARPLSRSSALPKAAGVPGQRSAGEDAGQPAAGPSPTEAVT; this is encoded by the coding sequence ATCGACCGGGGTATCGCCGGCGGTCTCGCCAGGGTCACCGGCAGCGCCCTGGCGCCCTACCAGACCGCGATCGTACGCATCGGCTTCTCGCTGACCTGGCTGCTCTTCCTGCTGCGGGAGTGGCCGCACCGCTCCGAGCTCTACGGGCCCGACAGCCCGTGGACCTTCGACCTGGCCAAGCGGCTGGTGGCGGGCAACCACGCCTTCACCGCGGTGCTGTGGAGCGACAGCCGCGGCTGGTTCGAGCTGGTCTACGCGGTGGCCGTGCTCAGCAGCGCCATGCTGCTGATCGGCTGGCGCACCAGGACCGCGTCGGTGCTCTTCATGCTGGGGGTGCTGTCCCTGCAGAACCGCAGCGTCTTCATGGGCGACGGCGGCGACAACGTCATCCACCTGATGGCCATCTACCTGGTCTTCACCCGCTGCGGGCAGGTCTGGTCGCTGGACCGGCGGCTCGCCGACCGGGCCGCGGCCAAGGCGCGGGCGCGGGCGGCGGCTTCCGTATCGGATTCGGATTCGGCTTCGGCTTCGGCGGACGCGCGGGCCGAGGGCGCTCCGCGCCTGCCGGGGAGCGCGGGGGCCGACCCGGTGGGGATCGCGCTGTGGCTGCTGCTGGGGGCCGCCCTGGTCGCGGCCACCGCGGCGGGCAAGCTCAGCACCGAGTGGCGCGTGGCGCTGTGGGTGGGCCTGCTGCTCCAGGCGCTGTGGTGGGCGGTACGCCGTTACGCGCCCGGTGAGCCGCGCACCGTGCTGAACACCATGGCCGACGTCATCCACAACGGCGCCATGCTGGTGGTCGTCGTGGAGGTCTGCCTGATCTACTCCACGGCCGGCTGGTACAAGATCCAGGGCAGCCGGTGGGAGGACGGCACCGCGCTCTACTATCCGCTGCACCTGGACGACTTCACCCCGTGGCCGAGCCTGTCGCACGCGCTGGCGGGCAATTCGCTGATGGTCATGCTGATCACCTACGGCACGGTCATTGTCCAGGTCGCCTTCCCCTTCACCCTCTTCAACCGCCGGGTGAAGAACGTGCTGCTGGCGGCGATGATGCTGGAGCACGCGTCGATCGCGATCGTGCTCGGCCTGCCCTTCTTCTCGCTGGCGATGATCGCCGCCGACGCCGTCTTCCTGCCCACCGGCTTCCTGCGCTGGCTGGGCGAGCAGGTCGCCCGGCCGCTGAGCCGGTCCTCGGCGCTGCCGAAGGCCGCCGGGGTCCCCGGGCAGCGGTCGGCGGGGGAGGACGCCGGGCAGCCCGCGGCGGGGCCGTCGCCCACCGAGGCCGTCACCTGA
- a CDS encoding DUF5819 family protein, with protein MQSEQGESPQLAGLSLPARITVAVTVGVVAVGALFHLGMVFLHVAPSNTLSKQHATAVSEYVYPEFEQNWKLFAPDPLQQNIHVQARAEVRKPGGGTETTGWVDLTAMDVAEMRHNPLPSHSQQNELRRAWGYYSDSHNDQNQSTSAGGSDMSSSYLQNIVAGRLGPRLNGGTVVRIQARAATTSVARPTWSGESVDTTTQYRELPWWTVTTASAGQEKSS; from the coding sequence ATGCAGTCAGAGCAGGGGGAATCGCCCCAGTTGGCGGGTTTGTCACTGCCCGCCCGAATAACGGTGGCCGTGACCGTGGGCGTGGTCGCCGTGGGAGCGCTCTTCCACCTCGGCATGGTCTTCCTGCACGTCGCGCCGTCGAACACGCTCAGCAAACAGCACGCGACGGCGGTCAGCGAATACGTCTACCCCGAGTTCGAGCAGAACTGGAAGCTCTTCGCGCCCGATCCGCTCCAGCAGAACATCCATGTGCAGGCCCGCGCGGAGGTCCGCAAGCCGGGCGGCGGCACGGAGACCACCGGCTGGGTGGACCTCACGGCGATGGACGTGGCCGAGATGCGGCACAACCCGCTGCCCAGCCACTCCCAGCAGAACGAACTGCGCCGCGCCTGGGGCTACTACAGCGACTCGCACAACGACCAGAACCAGTCGACCTCGGCCGGCGGCAGCGACATGAGCAGCAGTTACCTGCAGAACATCGTCGCGGGGCGCCTCGGACCCAGGCTCAACGGCGGCACGGTCGTCCGCATCCAGGCCAGGGCCGCCACCACCTCGGTCGCCAGGCCGACCTGGAGCGGTGAGTCGGTCGACACCACCACCCAATATCGCGAGCTGCCCTGGTGGACCGTCACCACCGCGTCGGCAGGGCAGGAGAAGTCCTCGTGA
- a CDS encoding rhodanese-like domain-containing protein, whose translation MFRSQLPSVDATAVPADAVLLDVREDDEWAAGHAEGALHIPMGEVVARIDELPQDGTVHVVCRVGGRSAQVTQYLIGQGRDAVNVSGGMLDWESAGRPVVTGDGAEGFVL comes from the coding sequence ATGTTCCGTTCCCAGCTGCCCTCGGTCGACGCCACCGCCGTACCGGCCGACGCGGTCCTGCTCGACGTCCGGGAGGACGACGAATGGGCGGCGGGGCACGCCGAGGGCGCGCTGCACATCCCGATGGGCGAGGTCGTCGCCCGCATCGACGAGCTGCCGCAGGACGGCACCGTACACGTCGTCTGCCGGGTCGGCGGCCGGTCCGCGCAGGTCACGCAGTATCTGATCGGCCAGGGCAGGGACGCGGTCAACGTCAGCGGCGGCATGCTCGACTGGGAGTCCGCGGGCCGCCCGGTCGTCACCGGCGACGGCGCCGAGGGCTTCGTCCTCTGA
- a CDS encoding J domain-containing protein, whose amino-acid sequence MPGSQERLAKAVRAAEQALIEFEIAVETFRVEVENFSRLHHQRLGPMYARLDELDALVAEAVAAHSGDRADIERAWEARALVMPMPGVEELFGGLLGSDGVRPVEDPNPPRRVRPGKEAQRLYRELARKAHPDLAQDDDEKKRRSAFISRVNEAYAYADEDALHALAAEWEAGPVPLAELPSEAEVLYARLEWLAERKENLSAIAAELDESAIGQMMRLAPDDPDALLNEIAEQLLTQVAQREARLAELVRDTSGD is encoded by the coding sequence GTGCCCGGTTCGCAGGAGCGGCTGGCGAAGGCGGTGCGGGCGGCCGAGCAGGCGCTGATCGAGTTCGAGATCGCCGTGGAGACCTTCCGGGTCGAGGTGGAGAATTTCTCCCGGCTGCACCACCAGCGGCTCGGCCCGATGTATGCGCGGCTGGACGAGCTGGACGCCCTGGTCGCGGAGGCCGTCGCGGCCCACAGCGGCGACCGGGCGGACATCGAGCGGGCCTGGGAGGCCCGCGCCCTGGTCATGCCCATGCCTGGCGTCGAGGAGCTGTTCGGCGGGCTGCTGGGCTCCGACGGCGTACGCCCGGTGGAGGACCCGAATCCGCCGCGCCGGGTGCGGCCCGGCAAGGAGGCCCAGCGGCTCTACCGCGAGCTGGCCCGCAAGGCGCACCCCGACCTCGCCCAGGACGACGACGAGAAGAAGCGCCGCAGCGCCTTCATCTCCCGCGTCAACGAGGCCTACGCCTACGCCGACGAGGACGCTCTGCACGCCTTGGCCGCCGAGTGGGAGGCCGGGCCCGTGCCGCTGGCCGAGCTGCCCAGCGAGGCCGAGGTGCTCTACGCCCGGCTGGAGTGGCTGGCAGAGCGCAAGGAGAACCTGTCGGCCATCGCCGCCGAGCTGGACGAGAGCGCGATCGGGCAGATGATGCGGCTCGCCCCCGACGACCCGGACGCGCTGCTCAACGAGATCGCCGAGCAGCTGCTCACCCAGGTCGCCCAGCGCGAGGCGAGGCTGGCGGAACTGGTCAGGGACACCTCGGGCGACTGA
- a CDS encoding DUF2252 domain-containing protein, whose amino-acid sequence MTGCPLTRTRGWGEGPVHARVPQVAGFARWPHEKSAKQAGRALRERVPRAVFGSPEVWTWQDRRRGGTAPGTVAAAAAVAAVEESNAGRIADLVPLRVGRMAASPFAFLRGSAGLMAADLADRPVTGIAAQICGDAHAANFGLYGDARGGLVMDINDFDETVRGPWEWDLLRLAASLVLAGREAGAADDVCRAAAYDAVGAYRRTMRLLAKLPVHEAWGAIADEQLVAHADARDLAGTLDQVSAKARRNTSAKFAARSTEAIEGGARRFTDAPPVLRRIPDAEAAAVAGALDGYLATVGEDRLPLLARYAVHDVAFRVVGTGSVGTRSYVVLLLDHLGEPLVLQVKEARASALLPYAAKAGFPAEPVGHEGRRVVLGQKQMQVVSDILLGWTEVDGRPYQVRQFRNRKGSVDPATLPSGLLDDYGRMTGALLARAHAHSADPRLVAGYCGKNEELDEAVAAFAVAYADRTEADHADLLAAIRAGRLPADLEGRPAPV is encoded by the coding sequence ATGACGGGGTGTCCGCTGACGCGGACCAGGGGATGGGGGGAAGGGCCGGTGCACGCACGAGTGCCGCAGGTCGCGGGTTTCGCCCGCTGGCCGCACGAGAAGTCGGCGAAGCAGGCGGGCAGGGCGCTGCGCGAGCGGGTGCCGCGGGCGGTTTTCGGCAGCCCCGAGGTGTGGACCTGGCAGGACAGGCGGCGCGGGGGGACCGCACCCGGCACCGTCGCGGCGGCGGCCGCGGTCGCCGCCGTGGAGGAGTCCAACGCGGGCCGCATCGCCGACCTGGTCCCGCTGCGGGTCGGGCGGATGGCGGCGAGCCCCTTCGCCTTCCTGCGCGGCTCGGCGGGCCTGATGGCCGCCGACCTCGCCGACCGGCCGGTCACCGGCATAGCCGCGCAGATATGCGGTGACGCGCACGCCGCGAACTTCGGCCTCTACGGCGACGCCCGCGGCGGCCTGGTCATGGACATCAACGACTTCGACGAGACCGTACGCGGCCCCTGGGAGTGGGACCTGCTGCGGCTCGCCGCCTCCCTGGTGCTGGCCGGGCGGGAGGCGGGCGCGGCCGACGACGTCTGCCGGGCGGCGGCGTACGACGCGGTGGGCGCCTACCGGCGGACCATGCGGCTGCTGGCGAAGCTCCCGGTGCACGAGGCGTGGGGCGCCATCGCCGACGAGCAGCTGGTCGCGCACGCCGACGCGCGCGACCTGGCCGGGACGCTGGACCAGGTCTCGGCGAAGGCCCGGCGCAACACGAGCGCGAAATTCGCGGCGCGCTCCACCGAGGCGATCGAGGGCGGCGCCCGGCGCTTCACCGACGCCCCGCCGGTGCTGCGGCGCATCCCGGACGCGGAGGCCGCCGCGGTCGCGGGCGCGCTCGACGGCTATCTCGCCACGGTCGGCGAGGACCGGCTGCCGCTGCTGGCGCGCTATGCCGTGCACGACGTCGCCTTCCGGGTGGTCGGCACCGGCAGCGTCGGCACCCGGTCGTACGTGGTGCTGCTGCTCGACCACCTGGGGGAGCCGCTGGTGCTCCAGGTCAAGGAGGCCCGCGCCTCCGCGCTGCTGCCCTACGCCGCCAAGGCCGGCTTCCCCGCGGAGCCGGTCGGGCACGAGGGGCGCCGGGTGGTGCTCGGCCAGAAGCAGATGCAGGTGGTCAGCGACATCCTGCTCGGCTGGACCGAGGTGGACGGGCGGCCGTACCAGGTGCGGCAGTTCAGGAACCGCAAGGGAAGCGTGGACCCGGCGACGCTGCCGTCCGGGCTGCTGGACGACTACGGCCGGATGACCGGCGCGCTGCTGGCCAGGGCGCACGCGCACAGCGCCGACCCGCGGCTGGTCGCGGGCTACTGCGGTAAGAACGAGGAGCTGGACGAGGCAGTGGCGGCCTTCGCGGTGGCCTACGCCGACCGGACCGAGGCGGACCACGCCGACCTGCTGGCGGCGATACGGGCCGGGCGGCTGCCCGCGGACCTCGAAGGCCGGCCGGCGCCGGTCTGA
- a CDS encoding SpoIIE family protein phosphatase: MNDITRHPAATDADDHTDRPIPDERREERREEQALGAARHVPEADPTHRAGLTGDDRPDTGGPETGTIGAARPGARGPAPEAVPFGSRPADAGGASAGTGMTALLRLAVLCVDPDGRISYWNRGAEELFGHRWEHVFGHHASGLLTPARSAAGATPSASGTAHQDVLDVLDDLTTSAWAGALAATDRDGTVKDVLWWTYRIAEPGGRSLLAIAAHARPLRTGSLRIAVGGRLLPYTAEGTRRQDIAIAAVLCPAPDPAQGHALTARLGTVLPGVSAGRLDRIVRQIAPLGHPALEVEGSVRLPVTPQDYAQVAAAARADRSARRELLPVPRRGPAASPDHRLDSDTGPAAVLTSPPDSVTPRHESITHSGDRSSASSLTAVPFPSAGPASTFTAQAPPHPAAAPPSPVRPETAARAGRPGPAGTGRDAREPLPGSALDEQLSLLRETGSVVGSTLDLHTTARELCAVTVPRFADVATVLVVDQLFSESEPPKDDRTGDSMLVRRIAIADLSGPGTGERWDIALPEGELLTLSAQDAMPRLGDPVLVPVVDPALAPDIATDLGVPALGGLLAGHSLILAPLTARGTVLGRVCFVRGPGRRPFDARDAVTAAEVAARGAVHLDNARLHRLESRAAATLQRSMMPTRPPRIPGVRIAHHYMPGDRQAQVGGDWFDAIQLPGGRVALIVGDVMGHGLQAAAVMGQFRTSVITMAALDLPPAQLLRHLDNLAQRLGTDHLATCVYAVYDPINRTLTLANAGHIPPVLAGHDGRGELLQIPGGAPIGVGGVPFETVEIPAPDGSWLVLCTDGLVEVRGQGIDAGLAALCAHVIEPQQTPEDVCAQILSRVHSEDRRDDVALLVARFDGIAPQDVAQWRLRVDDCEVARARDLTRSQLAAWGLDRLSDTTELLVSELVTNAIRAASYEVELRMMRVGKLLVEVSDDNHNLPQLQRAETDDARGRGLALVSHMSRRWGTSRQAVGKVVWFELPLPS; this comes from the coding sequence TTGAACGACATCACCCGGCATCCCGCAGCCACCGACGCAGATGATCACACAGACCGTCCCATCCCCGATGAACGGCGCGAAGAACGGCGCGAGGAACAGGCACTCGGAGCGGCCCGGCACGTCCCGGAGGCCGACCCGACGCACCGCGCCGGGTTAACCGGTGACGACCGCCCCGACACCGGCGGCCCCGAGACCGGCACCATCGGCGCGGCCCGTCCCGGCGCCCGCGGCCCCGCTCCCGAGGCCGTACCGTTCGGCAGCCGGCCCGCCGATGCCGGCGGCGCGTCCGCCGGCACCGGCATGACCGCACTGCTCCGCCTCGCGGTGCTGTGCGTCGACCCGGACGGCCGGATCTCGTACTGGAACCGCGGCGCGGAGGAGCTGTTCGGCCACCGCTGGGAGCATGTCTTCGGCCACCACGCCTCGGGCCTGCTCACCCCGGCCCGCTCCGCCGCCGGCGCGACGCCCAGCGCCTCGGGCACCGCGCACCAGGACGTCCTCGACGTCCTCGACGACCTCACCACCTCCGCCTGGGCCGGCGCCCTCGCGGCCACCGACCGGGACGGCACGGTCAAGGACGTGCTGTGGTGGACCTACCGGATCGCCGAGCCCGGCGGCCGCAGCCTGCTCGCCATCGCCGCGCACGCCAGGCCGCTGCGCACCGGCAGCCTGCGGATCGCGGTGGGCGGCCGGCTGCTGCCCTACACCGCGGAGGGGACGCGGCGCCAGGACATCGCGATCGCCGCCGTGCTGTGCCCCGCCCCCGACCCGGCGCAGGGCCATGCGCTGACCGCACGGCTCGGCACCGTCCTGCCCGGGGTCAGCGCCGGCCGGCTGGACCGCATCGTGCGGCAGATCGCCCCGCTCGGCCACCCCGCCCTGGAGGTGGAGGGCAGTGTCCGGCTGCCCGTCACTCCGCAGGACTACGCCCAGGTCGCCGCCGCCGCCCGCGCCGACCGCTCCGCGCGCCGTGAGCTGCTGCCGGTACCCCGTCGGGGCCCTGCCGCATCCCCCGACCACCGACTCGACTCCGACACCGGCCCCGCCGCCGTCCTTACCTCACCTCCCGACTCAGTCACTCCCCGCCATGAGTCGATTACCCACAGTGGCGACCGTTCAAGCGCGTCCTCCCTGACCGCCGTCCCCTTTCCGTCCGCCGGCCCCGCGAGCACCTTCACCGCGCAGGCCCCGCCGCACCCCGCGGCCGCCCCGCCGTCACCGGTCCGGCCAGAGACCGCGGCGCGGGCCGGCCGCCCCGGGCCCGCGGGCACCGGCCGCGACGCGCGGGAGCCGCTGCCCGGCAGCGCGCTGGACGAGCAGCTGTCGCTGCTGCGCGAGACCGGCTCCGTGGTCGGCTCCACCCTCGACCTGCACACGACCGCACGCGAGCTGTGCGCGGTCACGGTGCCGCGCTTCGCGGACGTGGCCACCGTGCTCGTGGTGGACCAGCTCTTCTCCGAATCCGAGCCGCCCAAGGACGACCGCACCGGCGACTCCATGCTGGTCCGCCGGATCGCGATCGCCGACCTGTCGGGCCCGGGGACGGGCGAGCGCTGGGACATCGCGCTGCCCGAGGGCGAGCTGCTGACGCTGTCCGCGCAGGACGCGATGCCGCGGCTCGGCGACCCGGTCCTGGTGCCGGTCGTCGACCCCGCCCTGGCCCCCGACATCGCCACCGACCTGGGCGTGCCCGCGCTCGGCGGGCTGCTGGCCGGCCATTCGCTGATCCTGGCGCCGCTCACCGCGCGCGGCACGGTGCTGGGCCGGGTCTGCTTCGTCCGCGGCCCGGGGCGCCGCCCCTTCGACGCGCGCGACGCCGTGACCGCTGCCGAGGTCGCCGCCCGCGGCGCGGTCCACCTGGACAACGCGCGGCTGCACCGCCTGGAGTCGCGCGCCGCCGCCACGCTCCAGCGCTCGATGATGCCGACCCGGCCGCCGCGCATCCCGGGCGTGCGGATCGCGCACCACTACATGCCGGGGGACCGGCAGGCGCAGGTCGGCGGCGACTGGTTCGACGCGATCCAGCTGCCCGGCGGCCGCGTCGCGCTGATCGTCGGCGACGTGATGGGGCACGGGCTCCAGGCGGCCGCCGTGATGGGCCAGTTCCGCACGTCGGTCATCACCATGGCCGCGCTCGACCTGCCGCCCGCCCAGCTGCTGCGCCACCTGGACAACCTGGCCCAGCGGCTCGGCACCGACCACCTCGCCACCTGCGTCTACGCGGTCTACGACCCGATCAACCGCACCCTGACCCTCGCCAACGCCGGCCATATCCCGCCGGTTCTGGCCGGCCATGACGGGCGGGGCGAGCTGCTGCAGATTCCCGGCGGCGCACCGATCGGCGTCGGCGGGGTGCCGTTCGAGACGGTGGAGATCCCGGCTCCTGACGGCAGTTGGCTGGTGCTGTGCACCGACGGCCTGGTGGAGGTGCGCGGCCAGGGCATAGACGCCGGACTCGCCGCCCTGTGCGCGCATGTGATCGAGCCTCAGCAGACCCCCGAGGACGTGTGCGCGCAGATCCTCAGCCGGGTGCACTCCGAGGACCGGCGTGACGACGTGGCCCTGCTGGTCGCGCGCTTCGACGGCATCGCGCCGCAGGACGTGGCCCAGTGGCGCCTGCGGGTGGACGACTGCGAGGTGGCGCGGGCCCGCGACCTGACCCGGAGCCAGCTCGCCGCCTGGGGTCTCGACCGGCTCAGCGACACCACGGAGCTGCTGGTCAGCGAGCTGGTCACCAATGCGATCCGGGCCGCCTCCTACGAGGTGGAGCTGCGGATGATGCGGGTCGGCAAACTGCTGGTCGAGGTCAGCGACGACAACCACAACCTGCCGCAGTTGCAGCGCGCGGAAACCGATGACGCCCGCGGACGCGGTCTCGCGCTGGTGTCGCACATGTCGCGGCGCTGGGGGACCAGCCGCCAGGCGGTGGGCAAGGTGGTGTGGTTCGAACTTCCGCTGCCCAGCTGA
- a CDS encoding MarR family transcriptional regulator: protein MSVRESSLDTVQRELTAFARRARATAARMHPELSLVAYTILAHLEEQQGCRATDLAAHYLLDKSTVSRQVASLEKLGFIERRVDESDHRVQVLHLAPGGIEILAAARARRQESIQARLSDWDPEDLERFARYLVRYNADAAAHP from the coding sequence ATGAGCGTACGGGAGTCGTCCCTGGACACCGTCCAGCGGGAACTGACCGCGTTCGCCCGCCGGGCGCGAGCCACCGCGGCCCGTATGCACCCCGAACTGTCGCTGGTGGCCTACACGATCCTCGCGCACCTGGAGGAGCAGCAGGGCTGCCGCGCGACCGACCTGGCGGCGCACTACCTGCTGGACAAGTCCACGGTCAGCCGGCAGGTGGCCTCGCTGGAGAAGCTCGGCTTCATCGAGCGCCGGGTGGACGAGTCGGACCACCGGGTGCAGGTGCTGCACCTGGCGCCGGGCGGGATCGAGATCCTGGCCGCGGCCAGGGCCCGGCGGCAGGAGTCCATCCAGGCACGGCTGTCCGACTGGGACCCGGAGGACCTGGAGCGATTCGCCCGCTATCTGGTCCGCTACAACGCGGACGCCGCGGCCCACCCGTAA